A stretch of the Aegilops tauschii subsp. strangulata cultivar AL8/78 chromosome 4, Aet v6.0, whole genome shotgun sequence genome encodes the following:
- the LOC109733602 gene encoding GRF-interacting factor 1 translates to MQQQHLMQMNQSMMGGYASSTTVTTDLIQQYLDENKQLILAILDNQNNGKVEECARNQAKLQQNLMYLAAIADSQPPQTASLSQYPSNLMMQSGPRYMPQQSAQMMSPQSLMAARSSMMYAQQAMSPLQQQQQQQHQAAAHGQLGMSSGATTGFNLLHGEASMGGGGGGASGNSMMNAGVFSDYGRGGSGAKEGSTSLSADARGANSGAHSGDGEYLKGTEEEGS, encoded by the exons ATGCAGCAGCAACACCTGATGCAGATGAACCAGAGCATGATGGGGGGCTACGCTTCCTCTACCACTGTCACCACTGATCTCATTCAGCAG TACCTGGATGAGAACAAGCAGCTGATCCTGGCCATCCTCGACAACCAGAAcaacggcaaggtggaggagTGCGCACG GAACCAAGCCAAGCTCCAGCAGAACCTCATGTACCTCGCCGCCATCGCCGACAGCCAGCCGCCGCAGACGGCGTCGCTGTCTCAG TACCCGTCCAACCTGATGATGCAGTCGGGGCCGCGGTACATGCCGCAGCAGTCGGCGCAGATGATGTCGCCGCAGTCGCTGATGGCGGCGCGGTCGTCGATGATGTACGCGCAGCAGGCCATGTCGccgctccagcagcagcagcagcagcagcaccaggCGGCCGCGCACGGCCAGCTGGGGATGTCCTCCGGCGCGACCACCGGGTTCAACCTCCTCCACGGCGAGGCCAgcatgggcggcggcggcggcggcgccagtGGCAACAGCATGATGAACGCCGGCGTCTTCTCGGACTACGGCCGCGGCGGCAGCGGCGCCAAGGAGGGGTCGACCTCGCTGTCGGCCGACGCTCGCGGCGCCAACTCTGGCGCGCACAGCGGCGACGGGGAGTACCTCAAGGGCACCGAGGAGGAAGGAAGCTAG
- the LOC141021641 gene encoding uncharacterized protein, with the protein MWKPLFLRIVEGVETHDDYFKLKRDCCGRLSFSAKQKCMAAMRMLALGTVIDALSEMVRMGESTCLKTTVKFARAMVKVFGAEYLRELNAHDTERLFDIGEARGFPGMLGSIDCMHWQWKNTPEVCGECIKVTPKRPSSY; encoded by the coding sequence ATGTGGAAGCCATTGTTCTTGCGCATTGTGGAGGGAGTGGAGACACATGATGACTACTTCAAGCTCAAAAGGGATTGTTGCGGCCGACTTTCTTTCTCTGCTAAGCAGAAGTGcatggctgctatgaggatgctTGCACTTGGTACTGTCATAGATGCCCTTAGTGAGATGGTTAGGATGGGCGAGAGCACATGCCTGAAGACTACTGTCAAGTTTGCCCGCGCCATGGTGAAGGTGTTTGGAGCAGAGTATCTGAGAGAATTAAATGCACATGACACAGAAAGGTTGTTCGATATTGGAGAGGCCAGAGGGTTTCCAGGAATGCTCGGATcaattgattgcatgcattggcaATGGAAGAACACCCCAGAGGTTTGCGGGGAATGTATCAAGGTCACACCAAAGAGGCCATCATCATACTAG